Proteins found in one Limnohabitans sp. TEGF004 genomic segment:
- a CDS encoding response regulator: MSNSADISEKLGHVIVIDDDASVRRSLATMLERVGYNVSLYDCADAFLQNPVVPSPAVILLDMRMPGTTGVGLQSQLKTLARHVPVIFVSGDSRPEEIITAMKQGAVDFLLKPFTAQAMMDVIQRAMHMSEQAVVEADKNMQVSERLKRLTPREMEVCHWMVRGYSNQQIATIDGGASATIKLHRARVMEKMAARTLPELIDMLIGMDLPAPARQALANDTARVE; this comes from the coding sequence ATGTCAAACAGCGCTGACATTTCAGAGAAATTGGGTCATGTCATCGTGATCGACGATGACGCCTCAGTCCGTCGCAGCTTGGCCACCATGCTTGAACGTGTGGGCTACAACGTGAGTTTGTACGACTGTGCCGATGCATTTTTGCAAAACCCTGTGGTGCCTTCCCCCGCTGTGATTTTGTTAGACATGCGCATGCCGGGTACCACTGGTGTGGGTTTGCAATCGCAGCTTAAAACCCTGGCGCGACATGTGCCTGTGATTTTTGTGAGCGGTGACAGTCGCCCAGAAGAAATCATCACTGCCATGAAGCAAGGCGCAGTGGACTTTTTGCTCAAGCCCTTCACAGCGCAGGCCATGATGGATGTAATTCAGCGTGCCATGCACATGTCTGAACAGGCCGTGGTGGAGGCTGATAAAAACATGCAAGTGTCGGAACGTTTAAAACGACTGACACCCCGCGAGATGGAGGTCTGTCATTGGATGGTGCGTGGTTACTCCAACCAACAAATCGCCACCATTGATGGAGGGGCATCAGCCACGATCAAATTGCATCGCGCCCGAGTGATGGAAAAAATGGCGGCTCGCACCTTGCCTGAGTTGATCGACATGCTGATCGGCATGGATCTCCCCGCACCTGCGCGCCAAGCTTTAGCGAACGACACGGCCCGGGTTGAGTAA
- a CDS encoding polymer-forming cytoskeletal protein, producing MFKHMKFRQSEQTDATQKTIIGQSAVVVGNIVSQDVVQLKGHVVGNIDVNGSPNAQLSVLSQAHVEGDISAQQAVVNGVVTGNIESTGRVELHAGADVKGNISYATMAIEHGAKLYGMMSSTDVKQR from the coding sequence ATGTTTAAGCATATGAAGTTCAGGCAGTCTGAACAAACCGACGCCACTCAAAAAACCATCATCGGTCAATCTGCGGTCGTGGTGGGCAATATCGTGTCACAAGATGTGGTTCAGCTCAAAGGCCATGTGGTCGGCAATATTGATGTGAATGGCAGTCCAAATGCCCAACTGTCTGTTCTTTCGCAAGCGCATGTTGAAGGTGACATCAGTGCGCAGCAAGCAGTTGTCAATGGCGTGGTCACAGGCAATATTGAATCAACCGGACGTGTCGAGTTGCACGCTGGCGCCGATGTCAAAGGTAATATTTCATACGCCACTATGGCGATTGAGCATGGCGCGAAGTTATACGGAATGATGAGCAGTACAGATGTCAAACAGCGCTGA
- a CDS encoding thymidylate synthase, producing the protein MRPIRRQYEDFMQHVDSHGVAKTDRTGTGTKSVFGYQMRFDLNEGFPLVTTKKVHLRSIIQELLWFLTGSSNNNWLKERNVTIWDEWAREDGDLGPVYGVQWRSWPTPDGGHIDQIQQVIDTLKNNPDSRRIIVSAWNVAELDKMALMPCHAFFQFYVAPAQNPGDKAKLSCQLYQRSADIFLGVPFNIASYALLTHMVAQQCDLDVGDFIWTGGDCHIYSNHHEQVALQLSREPFAYPTLHIKRKPDSIFDYQFEDFEVLDYQCHGAIKAPVAV; encoded by the coding sequence ATGCGCCCCATCCGCCGCCAATACGAAGACTTCATGCAACACGTGGACAGCCACGGCGTTGCCAAAACAGACCGCACGGGCACAGGCACGAAAAGCGTATTTGGTTACCAAATGCGCTTTGACCTGAACGAAGGCTTCCCGCTGGTCACCACCAAAAAGGTTCACCTGCGCTCCATCATCCAAGAGCTGCTGTGGTTTTTGACTGGGTCGAGCAACAACAACTGGCTCAAAGAACGCAACGTCACCATCTGGGACGAATGGGCCCGCGAAGACGGCGACCTTGGCCCCGTGTATGGCGTGCAATGGCGCAGCTGGCCCACACCCGATGGTGGCCACATTGACCAAATTCAGCAGGTCATCGACACCCTGAAGAACAACCCTGACAGCCGCCGCATCATCGTGAGTGCATGGAACGTGGCCGAGCTCGACAAGATGGCGCTCATGCCCTGCCATGCGTTCTTTCAGTTCTATGTGGCCCCCGCGCAAAACCCAGGCGACAAAGCCAAGCTCAGTTGCCAGCTGTACCAGCGTAGTGCCGACATCTTTTTGGGCGTGCCCTTCAACATCGCCAGCTACGCCCTGCTCACGCACATGGTGGCCCAGCAGTGCGACTTGGATGTGGGCGACTTCATCTGGACCGGTGGCGACTGTCACATCTACAGCAACCACCACGAACAAGTGGCGTTGCAACTCAGCCGCGAGCCGTTTGCCTATCCCACACTGCACATCAAACGCAAACCCGACTCCATCTTTGACTACCAGTTTGAAGACTTCGAGGTGTTGGACTACCAATGCCACGGCGCCATCAAAGCGCCTGTCGCCGTTTAA
- a CDS encoding dihydrofolate reductase, translating to MALNLIFARARNGVIGKDNTLPWHLPEDLAHFKQTTLGQPVVMGRKTWESLPPKFRPLPGRTNIVVTRQTDWQAVGAVVAHSIEEAVQHCPADAQVWVIGGAEVYAQAMPLASRAVVTEIDADFEGDAFAPTFDANWQETARTTHVAANGLSYSLVTLDRTR from the coding sequence ATGGCTTTGAATTTGATTTTTGCGCGTGCGCGCAACGGCGTCATTGGCAAAGACAACACCCTGCCTTGGCACTTGCCCGAAGACCTCGCCCACTTTAAACAAACCACGCTCGGCCAGCCCGTCGTCATGGGCCGCAAAACATGGGAATCGCTGCCACCTAAATTTCGCCCTCTGCCCGGGCGCACCAACATCGTGGTGACACGCCAAACCGATTGGCAAGCCGTTGGTGCCGTCGTTGCACACTCGATCGAAGAAGCAGTGCAACACTGTCCTGCAGACGCCCAAGTGTGGGTCATTGGCGGCGCTGAGGTGTATGCGCAAGCCATGCCTCTGGCTTCACGTGCGGTTGTTACCGAAATTGATGCTGATTTTGAAGGCGATGCCTTTGCCCCTACCTTCGATGCCAACTGGCAAGAAACTGCACGCACCACCCACGTGGCCGCGAACGGCTTGAGCTACAGCCTCGTCACCCTAGATCGCACACGTTAA
- the xth gene encoding exodeoxyribonuclease III, with amino-acid sequence MQLATWNVNSLTVRLPQVLDWLAANPVDALVLQETKCTDDKFPQEAIEAAGYKVAFFGQKTYNGVALLSRSEATDVVKNIPGFEDDMARVIAGTVDSVRVIGAYFPNGQAPDSDKFVYKMRWLEALQNWLREELKQHPNLVLMGDFNITVDDRDVWDPVALKDTIHCTVQERDHFQALIDLGTHDAFRLFEQAEKSYSWWDYREFAFRRNRGLRIDHILVSDALKASVQACVIDKAPRKNERPSDHTPVVVKLA; translated from the coding sequence ATGCAACTCGCTACTTGGAACGTCAACTCACTCACCGTGCGCTTACCGCAAGTGCTGGACTGGTTGGCGGCCAATCCCGTTGATGCTTTGGTCCTGCAAGAAACCAAATGCACGGACGATAAGTTTCCGCAAGAGGCCATCGAGGCGGCAGGTTACAAGGTGGCATTTTTCGGCCAAAAAACCTACAACGGCGTGGCCCTGCTCTCGCGCAGCGAAGCCACCGATGTGGTGAAAAACATCCCCGGCTTTGAAGACGACATGGCCCGCGTGATTGCCGGCACGGTCGACAGTGTGCGCGTGATTGGCGCGTACTTCCCCAATGGCCAAGCCCCCGACAGCGACAAGTTTGTTTACAAAATGCGTTGGCTCGAAGCCTTGCAAAACTGGTTGCGTGAAGAACTCAAACAACACCCCAATCTGGTGTTGATGGGTGACTTCAACATCACCGTCGATGACCGCGATGTGTGGGACCCTGTGGCCTTGAAAGACACCATCCACTGCACCGTGCAAGAGCGTGACCACTTTCAAGCCTTGATTGACTTGGGCACACACGATGCCTTCCGCTTGTTTGAACAAGCCGAGAAGAGCTACAGCTGGTGGGACTACCGCGAGTTTGCGTTCCGTCGCAACCGTGGTCTGCGCATTGACCACATTTTGGTCAGCGATGCGCTGAAGGCATCGGTGCAAGCCTGCGTGATTGACAAAGCACCGCGTAAAAACGAGCGCCCCAGCGACCACACGCCTGTGGTTGTGAAGCTCGCTTAA
- the ntrC gene encoding nitrogen regulation protein NR(I) yields MKSIWIVDDDQSIRFVLEKALLRENLPTRSFTSPREVLQALDSVSEDDGPQILVSDIRMPGGSGLDLLTKVKERLPSLPVIIMTAFSDLDSAVSAFQGGAFEYLPKPFDLPKAVELIRRALDESQREQAQSEAQDATPEMLGQAPAMQDVFRAIGRLSQSNVTVMITGESGSGKELVARALHKHSPRGDAGNKGPFVAINTAAIPKDLLESELFGHERGAFTGAQTTRRGRFEQAESGTLFLDEIGDMPFDLQTRLLRVLSDGTYYRVGGHSAIKANVRVIAATHQDLEKRVKDGVFREDLFHRLNVIRLRLPALRERREDIPTLTRHFLQQSAQQLGVEPKRISDGAQTVLNQFSFPGNVRQLENICHWLTVMAPAQVIEPKDLPPEVTLSGEALAALSHTGQDTSGFSAPVPQEVNHALPVAAPSSSDGSAPVVLNMPGADWEQGLEAEAMSLLVAGRTDVWDVLVNRFEARLIQTALVNTRGRRIEAAQKLGIGRNTITRKIQELGLDD; encoded by the coding sequence ATGAAATCGATTTGGATTGTGGACGACGACCAGTCAATTCGCTTCGTGCTGGAAAAAGCGCTGTTGCGCGAGAACCTGCCCACCCGCAGCTTCACCAGCCCCCGCGAAGTGCTGCAAGCGCTCGACTCGGTGAGCGAGGATGACGGCCCGCAAATTTTGGTCAGCGACATCCGCATGCCGGGTGGTTCGGGTTTGGATTTGCTCACCAAAGTGAAAGAGCGCTTGCCCTCGCTGCCCGTCATCATCATGACGGCCTTTTCCGATTTGGACAGCGCAGTATCTGCTTTTCAAGGCGGTGCGTTTGAATATCTGCCCAAGCCTTTTGATTTGCCCAAAGCGGTCGAGCTGATTCGCCGCGCTTTGGACGAAAGCCAACGCGAGCAAGCGCAAAGCGAAGCACAAGATGCCACACCCGAAATGCTGGGCCAAGCTCCTGCCATGCAAGACGTGTTTCGTGCGATTGGTCGCCTGAGTCAAAGCAATGTGACCGTGATGATCACGGGTGAAAGCGGCTCGGGTAAAGAACTCGTGGCACGTGCGCTGCACAAACATTCGCCCCGTGGTGATGCGGGCAACAAAGGCCCGTTTGTGGCCATCAACACCGCGGCGATTCCTAAAGATTTGCTGGAGAGCGAACTCTTCGGCCACGAACGTGGTGCTTTTACCGGTGCGCAAACCACGCGCCGTGGCCGCTTTGAGCAGGCTGAGAGCGGCACCTTGTTCTTAGATGAAATCGGTGACATGCCGTTTGATTTGCAAACCCGCTTGCTGCGTGTGTTGAGCGATGGCACGTATTACCGCGTGGGAGGCCACAGCGCCATCAAAGCCAATGTGCGCGTGATTGCAGCAACGCACCAAGACTTGGAGAAACGTGTCAAAGACGGTGTGTTCCGCGAAGACTTGTTTCACCGCTTGAACGTGATTCGCTTGCGTTTGCCTGCTTTGCGTGAGCGCCGTGAAGACATCCCCACGTTGACGCGCCACTTTTTGCAGCAGAGCGCACAACAATTGGGCGTGGAGCCCAAACGTATCTCGGATGGTGCACAAACGGTGCTCAACCAGTTTTCGTTTCCGGGCAACGTGCGTCAGCTCGAAAATATTTGCCACTGGTTGACCGTGATGGCACCGGCGCAAGTGATTGAGCCCAAAGATTTGCCACCTGAAGTGACCTTGTCGGGGGAAGCCTTGGCAGCCCTCAGCCACACAGGGCAAGACACCTCAGGTTTCAGTGCACCTGTGCCTCAAGAGGTGAACCATGCATTGCCTGTGGCTGCACCTTCTTCGTCAGACGGCTCTGCGCCTGTGGTGCTCAATATGCCGGGTGCAGATTGGGAGCAAGGTCTGGAAGCCGAAGCCATGAGCTTGCTCGTGGCAGGGCGCACGGATGTGTGGGATGTGTTGGTCAACCGTTTTGAAGCGCGTTTGATTCAAACAGCCTTGGTCAACACGCGAGGCCGTCGCATCGAAGCCGCGCAAAAGTTGGGCATTGGTCGCAACACCATCACCCGCAAAATTCAAGAGCTGGGTTTAGACGATTGA
- the glnL gene encoding nitrogen regulation protein NR(II), with protein MTLPVIQSNYAQAFDLLATLVAVVRTDGVVVFANAALEDVMGVSRRTIEGSAMASYFNETQSFENALQGAQTNAFATMRYDAQLRRPLQDPMPVHVIVAPTDVAGEVLVELLPLELQTRQDREERLIDQAQANKELIRNLAHEIKNPLGGIRGAAQLLQMEVESKDLIEYTQVIIHEADRLQVLVDRLLAPHRRPHVVGDVNIHEVCERVRSLILAEFPKGLRMVRDYDTSIPEFRGDREQLIQAVLNIVHNAAQALADRVAEGDAEIVLRTRINRQVTFGKQRYRLALELHVIDNGPGIPEEIKDRLFFPLVSGRDGGSGLGLNLAQTFVQQHHGLIECDSVPGRTDFKILIPLP; from the coding sequence ATGACCTTGCCGGTGATTCAATCCAATTACGCACAAGCGTTTGACTTGCTGGCGACCTTGGTGGCTGTGGTGCGCACCGACGGTGTGGTGGTGTTTGCCAATGCGGCGCTAGAAGATGTGATGGGTGTCTCGCGCCGCACCATTGAAGGCTCTGCCATGGCGAGCTACTTCAACGAAACCCAATCGTTTGAGAATGCCTTGCAAGGTGCGCAGACCAATGCGTTTGCCACCATGCGCTATGACGCACAGCTGCGCCGCCCCTTGCAAGACCCCATGCCTGTGCACGTCATCGTGGCGCCCACGGATGTGGCAGGCGAGGTGCTGGTCGAGCTGCTGCCGCTGGAGCTGCAAACCCGTCAAGACCGCGAAGAGCGCCTGATTGACCAAGCCCAAGCCAACAAAGAGCTGATTCGCAACTTGGCCCACGAAATCAAAAACCCATTAGGGGGCATTCGTGGCGCAGCGCAGTTGTTGCAAATGGAGGTGGAAAGCAAAGACCTCATCGAATACACCCAAGTCATCATCCACGAAGCCGACCGCTTGCAAGTGTTGGTGGACCGTTTGCTGGCGCCGCACCGCCGCCCGCATGTGGTGGGCGACGTCAACATCCATGAGGTGTGTGAGCGTGTGCGCAGCCTAATCTTGGCGGAGTTCCCCAAAGGTCTGCGCATGGTGCGCGACTACGACACGTCCATCCCCGAGTTCCGTGGCGACCGTGAGCAGCTCATTCAAGCCGTGCTCAACATCGTGCACAACGCGGCGCAAGCTTTGGCTGATCGAGTCGCTGAAGGTGACGCTGAGATTGTTTTACGCACACGCATCAACCGCCAAGTGACTTTTGGCAAACAACGCTATCGGTTGGCACTGGAATTGCATGTAATAGACAACGGGCCCGGCATTCCGGAAGAAATCAAGGACAGGTTATTTTTCCCCTTGGTTTCTGGACGAGATGGCGGTTCTGGCCTTGGGCTGAATTTGGCACAAACCTTTGTACAGCAGCACCATGGCTTGATTGAGTGTGACAGTGTGCCGGGGCGAACAGATTTCAAAATTCTGATCCCGCTACCCTGA
- the glnA gene encoding type I glutamate--ammonia ligase has product MAKTVADVIKMVKENEVKFVDFRFTDTRGKWQHITAPVSQFDESKFEEGQAFDGSSIAGWKGIEASDMLLMPDPSSAIIDPFFEEVTLVLICDVIEPTDGKAYERDPRSIAKRAESFLKQSGVGDTAYFGPEPEFFLFDDVRWSTEPNNTFYAIDEAEAPWNSGTKMDNGNSGHRNRVKGGYFPVPPVDSTHDMRSEMSLILESVGIPVEVHHHEVAGAGQCEIGTKFSTLVERADWTLLQKYVIHNVANAYGKTATFMPKPYAGDNGSGMHVHQSIWKDGKNLFAGNGYAGLSDLALYYIGGIIKHARALNAITNPGTNSYKRLVPHFEAPVKLAYSAKNRSASIRIPNVASDKGRRVEARFPDPLCNPYLGFAALLMAGLDGIENKIHPGEAATKDLYHLPPEEDKLVPTVCSSLDQALEALDADRAFLTKGGVFTDSWIDAYIDLKMQEVTRSRVEVSPVEYDMYYSL; this is encoded by the coding sequence ATGGCCAAGACCGTCGCAGACGTAATCAAAATGGTGAAAGAGAACGAAGTCAAATTCGTTGATTTCCGTTTCACCGATACCCGTGGCAAGTGGCAGCACATCACTGCGCCCGTGTCGCAGTTTGACGAAAGCAAGTTTGAAGAAGGTCAAGCGTTTGACGGTTCTTCTATTGCTGGTTGGAAAGGCATCGAAGCCTCTGACATGTTGTTGATGCCTGATCCAAGCAGCGCGATCATCGACCCCTTCTTTGAAGAAGTGACCCTTGTGTTGATCTGTGATGTGATCGAACCCACAGACGGTAAGGCCTACGAGCGTGACCCACGTTCGATCGCCAAGCGCGCCGAGTCCTTCCTCAAGCAATCTGGCGTGGGCGACACCGCTTACTTTGGTCCAGAGCCAGAGTTCTTCTTGTTTGACGATGTGCGATGGAGCACTGAGCCAAACAATACCTTCTACGCCATTGACGAAGCCGAAGCGCCTTGGAACAGCGGCACCAAGATGGACAACGGCAACAGCGGTCACCGCAACCGTGTCAAGGGTGGCTACTTCCCAGTGCCTCCGGTTGACAGCACACACGACATGCGCAGCGAAATGTCGCTGATCCTCGAGTCCGTGGGTATTCCTGTTGAAGTGCACCACCACGAAGTGGCTGGCGCAGGTCAATGCGAAATCGGCACCAAGTTCTCCACTTTGGTCGAGCGCGCTGACTGGACATTGCTGCAAAAGTACGTGATCCACAACGTGGCCAACGCTTACGGCAAAACCGCCACGTTCATGCCTAAGCCCTACGCTGGCGACAACGGTTCTGGCATGCACGTGCACCAGTCCATCTGGAAAGACGGCAAGAACTTGTTCGCAGGCAACGGCTACGCTGGTTTGTCAGACTTGGCGCTGTACTACATCGGCGGCATCATCAAGCACGCACGTGCTTTGAACGCCATCACCAACCCAGGTACCAACAGCTACAAGCGTTTGGTGCCTCACTTCGAAGCCCCAGTGAAATTGGCTTACTCTGCCAAGAACCGTTCTGCTTCGATCCGTATTCCTAACGTGGCCAGCGACAAGGGTCGCCGCGTAGAAGCGCGTTTCCCAGATCCATTGTGCAACCCTTACCTCGGCTTCGCAGCCTTGTTGATGGCTGGTTTGGACGGTATCGAGAACAAGATCCACCCAGGCGAAGCAGCGACCAAAGATTTGTACCACCTCCCACCCGAGGAAGACAAATTGGTCCCAACCGTGTGCTCTAGCTTGGACCAAGCTTTGGAAGCCCTCGATGCAGACCGTGCCTTCTTGACCAAAGGCGGCGTGTTCACCGACTCATGGATCGACGCTTACATCGACTTGAAGATGCAAGAAGTCACCCGTAGCCGCGTGGAAGTGTCTCCTGTCGAATACGACATGTACTACTCGCTGTAA
- a CDS encoding molybdopterin-binding protein, with protein sequence MTQIPPPASKARPEFGLIIVGDEILSGKRADKHMPKLIELLSARGLSLDWADYVGDSPERITRTLARAFESHSIVFSCGGIGATPDDHTRQCAGKALGLDIVLHPQAEALIRERMQDTAKEQGVPYEPDRHDNIHRLNMGVFPVGASIIPNPYNKIPGFTCHGAGGGVVHFVPGFPVMAWPMMAWVLDTHYPHLFQHEAWIEQSVVVYGSMEATLTPLMEALERDFEGVKVFSLPSVDHPVHGRHIELGVKGAPEIVTQAYSAMLTGLQPFGLKLGPELVRK encoded by the coding sequence ATGACTCAAATCCCACCTCCAGCATCTAAAGCCAGGCCAGAGTTTGGCCTCATCATCGTCGGCGATGAAATTCTCTCGGGCAAGCGTGCCGACAAGCACATGCCCAAACTCATTGAGCTTTTGAGTGCGCGTGGTTTGTCGCTGGATTGGGCGGACTACGTGGGCGATTCGCCCGAGCGCATCACCCGCACACTGGCCCGTGCTTTTGAGAGCCACAGCATTGTGTTTTCGTGCGGCGGCATTGGTGCCACGCCTGACGACCACACCCGTCAGTGTGCAGGCAAGGCATTGGGCCTAGACATCGTGCTGCACCCGCAAGCCGAAGCCTTGATTCGTGAACGCATGCAAGACACGGCGAAAGAGCAGGGCGTGCCCTACGAACCCGACCGCCACGACAACATCCACCGCCTCAACATGGGTGTGTTCCCCGTGGGAGCCAGCATCATCCCCAATCCGTACAACAAGATTCCAGGCTTCACTTGCCACGGTGCAGGTGGCGGCGTGGTGCACTTTGTGCCGGGCTTTCCCGTGATGGCGTGGCCCATGATGGCATGGGTGCTCGACACACATTACCCGCATCTGTTTCAGCATGAGGCTTGGATTGAGCAGTCTGTTGTCGTCTACGGCTCGATGGAGGCTACGCTGACGCCCTTGATGGAAGCCTTGGAGCGTGATTTCGAAGGTGTCAAAGTGTTCAGCTTGCCAAGCGTGGATCACCCAGTGCACGGGCGTCACATCGAGTTGGGCGTCAAGGGCGCACCTGAAATCGTGACTCAGGCTTATTCGGCGATGCTGACGGGGCTTCAACCGTTTGGCTTGAAGTTAGGCCCTGAATTGGTGCGAAAATAA
- a CDS encoding EI24 domain-containing protein, which produces MRLFLDSFWRALAYCLMPRVMLLSLLPLAMLLVLSVSWGYFYWSPTQDWVREMLASWQVLQGMLDWLQEQGAGELQSVVIPLVVIFAITPVLVVISLLAVSLMMTPALVDLVVQRRFAHLALKHGGTTLTSLAWTVGSTLIAMVAMFISLPLWAVPPLMFIVPPLIWGWLSYRVMVFDALVNHASREERLAIGRQHRIGLLTIGLLTGYMGALPSLVWASGAVFAAAFLVLIPLAIWIYALVFAFTSLWFTHYSLAALEALRAESGTVVMGASVPLPTVALGDDSNPTSSI; this is translated from the coding sequence ATGCGTTTGTTTTTGGATTCTTTTTGGCGTGCACTGGCGTATTGCTTGATGCCGCGCGTGATGCTCCTGTCACTGCTGCCACTGGCCATGTTGCTGGTGTTGTCGGTAAGTTGGGGGTATTTCTATTGGTCGCCCACCCAAGACTGGGTGCGCGAGATGTTGGCCTCGTGGCAGGTGCTGCAAGGCATGCTCGATTGGTTGCAAGAGCAGGGCGCAGGCGAGTTGCAATCGGTGGTCATACCGCTGGTCGTGATTTTTGCCATCACGCCCGTGTTGGTGGTCATCTCGTTATTGGCCGTGTCTTTGATGATGACCCCTGCTTTGGTCGACCTCGTGGTGCAACGCCGCTTTGCACATTTGGCACTCAAGCATGGCGGCACCACGCTGACCAGTTTGGCTTGGACCGTGGGTTCTACGCTGATCGCCATGGTGGCCATGTTCATTTCGCTACCGTTGTGGGCGGTACCACCTTTGATGTTCATCGTGCCTCCGCTGATTTGGGGGTGGCTCAGCTACCGCGTGATGGTGTTTGATGCCTTGGTCAACCATGCCAGTCGCGAAGAGCGCTTGGCCATTGGCCGCCAGCACCGCATCGGCTTGTTGACGATTGGTCTGCTGACAGGCTACATGGGTGCGCTGCCAAGCCTGGTGTGGGCATCGGGTGCTGTGTTTGCCGCTGCGTTTTTGGTGCTCATTCCACTGGCCATTTGGATTTACGCCTTGGTGTTTGCTTTCACCTCGCTCTGGTTCACGCATTACAGCTTGGCGGCGCTGGAAGCCCTGCGTGCCGAGTCGGGCACTGTGGTGATGGGCGCCTCGGTGCCGCTGCCCACGGTAGCATTGGGTGATGACTCAAATCCCACCTCCAGCATCTAA
- a CDS encoding sterol desaturase family protein, protein MDTLIDLFANAQAALYESVMQPIAFAVGLGNRLEDVFDGTGWLLVGLIQIALMVGVIGPLQRWRPVEAVTHKAAIYTDVIYTLIHRLGLFRVVLFLLVEPVLDTLLGELRVQGVGTFHLEDLWPGVTDGPLTSFVLYLVVFDFVNYWLHRAQHQWNWWWALHALHHSQRQMTQWTDNRNHLLDDLMGAVIWVCIAQLIGIAPTQFVAVVAITQLFENFQHANLRVSFGALGERLWVSPRFHRLHHAVGLGHESSQGVKTVLGGHNFGVLLPWWDVLFGTANFDVRFEPTGIRDQVEQGVDYGEGFWSQQRLGIKRLMQALGFSSAR, encoded by the coding sequence ATGGATACGCTGATCGACTTATTTGCCAACGCGCAAGCCGCCTTGTATGAAAGCGTGATGCAGCCCATCGCGTTTGCGGTGGGGTTGGGCAATCGTTTGGAAGATGTGTTTGATGGCACGGGGTGGTTGTTGGTGGGCTTGATTCAAATCGCCCTCATGGTGGGTGTGATTGGGCCTCTGCAGCGTTGGCGTCCGGTTGAAGCGGTGACCCATAAAGCTGCCATTTATACCGATGTGATTTACACCCTGATTCACCGTTTGGGTTTGTTTCGCGTGGTGCTGTTTTTGTTGGTCGAGCCCGTGTTGGACACCTTGCTGGGCGAGCTGCGTGTACAGGGCGTGGGGACGTTCCATTTGGAAGACCTCTGGCCAGGTGTGACCGATGGCCCGCTGACCAGCTTTGTGCTGTACCTCGTGGTGTTTGACTTCGTCAATTACTGGCTGCACCGCGCGCAGCACCAGTGGAACTGGTGGTGGGCTTTACATGCCTTGCACCACTCGCAGCGTCAGATGACGCAGTGGACCGACAACCGCAACCACTTGCTGGATGACTTGATGGGCGCTGTCATTTGGGTGTGCATCGCGCAACTCATAGGCATTGCGCCCACGCAGTTTGTGGCGGTGGTGGCCATCACCCAGTTGTTTGAAAATTTCCAACACGCCAATTTGCGCGTGAGCTTTGGCGCGTTGGGCGAGCGCTTGTGGGTCAGCCCGCGCTTTCATCGCTTGCACCACGCGGTTGGGCTGGGGCATGAGTCCTCTCAAGGTGTCAAGACGGTTCTAGGTGGACACAATTTTGGTGTCTTGCTGCCATGGTGGGATGTCTTGTTTGGAACCGCTAACTTCGATGTGCGTTTTGAGCCCACCGGCATCCGCGATCAAGTGGAGCAGGGGGTGGATTACGGCGAAGGTTTCTGGTCGCAGCAGCGATTGGGTATCAAACGCCTCATGCAAGCCTTGGGATTTTCTTCCGCACGTTAA